From Mustela nigripes isolate SB6536 chromosome 13, MUSNIG.SB6536, whole genome shotgun sequence, one genomic window encodes:
- the FSCB gene encoding fibrous sheath CABYR-binding protein codes for MEESDEPDQPISAGRQEIRKRRRPSQPMVDKSQQTEVTEKKKHLPISQSSGPKATLSIGNIPGTKVNYESLRVSSQLQQTWTKRKRVQDMTDKSLQTDATVEEKKEEIKSVGETVVPEEKPAAVEEEVPEFPESVQEVEMPPSRHSVQFKIDRSQQTSCTGDWTLMNILQKEKVDKEQQTYFSETEVVVIGRPDSSFSKSNEVVQERKSSGKIFLSEHPELQPSTSKDEAIEKIDTNRFLFSQQSIKSFLELSEDEQYVLGEIQLPFAEEISAEVQPPPAGKITEDSPPELNSPPIEEPPAEKSPAKVEPILGKEALSEGPPAEVQYAKIEEVPIEVQLSPAEETPTEEASAKVESIPAEEAFTKEAYVEVQSRSAEEPSTQEASELQFSSAVEAPAEEALAEVSSIPAEEGPAEEAPAEVQPPPAKEVPSEEALAQVQPPPAEMPPEVQSLPAGETPAEEAPAEVWSTSAEESSSVEAPAEVQPPLAKETPSQEAPAEVQPPPAEEGPAEEAPAEVCPLPAEESPAEEAPAEVWSPPAEEGPEEETPDGIWSPPAEEAPEEEAATEVWSPSAEEGPKEEAPDGIWYPPAEEAPEEEVAAEVLSPPAEEAPEEEAPAEFWSLPAEEHPAEEAPAEIQFLPAEEGPAEEVTAEIWSPPAEEAPKEDIPAEVWSAPAGTSLTELQHLSVEETTLEMVPVDKQLPAAKEDFITQISVEDVPAEVQPPPSEHVAINEALVDHMSTGYQYTQTTDVPVVKLESLVLEDQQKPEEPLELDPAPEDLSNINKEQVPTYKIEGVLHVEIK; via the coding sequence atggaagaaagcGACGAGCCTGATCAGCCTATCTCAGCAGGGAGACAAGAAATTCGAAAGAGAAGACGACCCAGCCAACCAATGGTAGACAAATCACAGCAGACTGaagtgacagagaaaaagaaacacttgcCTATATCACAATCATCTGGGCCTAAAGCTACCCTTAGTATTGGTAATATTCCTGGAACCAAAGTCAACTATGAGTCTCTCCGAGTTTCTTCTCAACTTCAGCAAACTTGGACAAAGAGAAAGCGTGTACAGGATATGACTGATAAATCTCTGCAAACAGATGCAActgtagaagagaaaaaagaagaaatcaagtcAGTTGGTGAAACAGTGGTACCTGAAGAAAAGCCAGCTGCTGTTGAAGAGGAAGTCCCTGAATTTCCAGAGAGTGTTCAGGAAGTAGAAATGCCACCAAGCAGACATTCAGTTCAATTCAAAATAGACAGATCTCAGCAGACCAGTTGTACTGGAGACTGGACACTGATGAACATTCTTCAAAAAGAGAAAGTGGACAAGGAACAGCAGACATACTTTAGTGAAACAGAAGTAGTGGTTATTGGCAGGCCAGATAGCTCTTTTTCAAAGTCAAATGAAGTTGTGCAGGAACGTAAATCCTCAGGTAAGATTTTTCTTAGTGAACATCCAGAATTGCAACCCTCAACAAGTAAAGATGAAGCAATTGAGAAGATTGATACCAACAGATTTCTATTTAGTCAACAAAGCATAAAAAGTTTTCTGGAACTTTCAGAAGATGAGCAGTATGTTCTTGGTGAAATACAGCTTCCCTTTGCAGAAGAGATCTCTGCTGAAGTGCAACCTCCACCAGCTGGGAAAATTACAGAAGACTCCCCTCCTGAACTTAATTCTCCACCAATTGAAGAACCTCCAGCAGAAAAGAGCCCTGCTAAAGTAGAGCCCATCCTGGGTAAAGAGGCTCTTTCAGAAGGGCCTCCTGCTGAAGTTCAGTATGCAAAAATTGAAGAAGTTCCTATTGAAGTACAACTTTCCCCAGCTGAGGAGACTCCTACAGAAGAGGCCTCTGCTAAAGTAGAGTCTATCCCTGCTGAAGAGGCTTTTACAAAAGAGGCTTATGTTGAAGTTCAGTCTCGATCAGCTGAAGAGCCTTCTACACAAGAGGCTTCAGAACTTCAGTTTTCATCAGCTGTTGAGGCCCCTGCAGAAGAGGCCCTAGCTGAAGTTTCATCTATACCAGCTGAAGAGGGCCCTGCAGAAGAGGCTCCAGCTGAAGTTCAGCCTCCACCAGCCAAGGAAGTCCCCTCTGAAGAGGCTCTAGCTCAAGTTCAGCCTCCACCAGCTGAGATGCCTCCTGAAGTTCAGTCTCTACCAGCTGGAGAGACCCCTGCAGAAGAGGCTCCAGCTGAAGTTTGGTCTACATCAGCTGAAGAGAGCTCTTCAGTAGAGGCTCCTGCTGAAGTTCAGCCTCCACTAGCCAAAGAAACCCCCTCTCAAGAGGCCCCAGCTGAAGTTCAGCCTCCACCAGCTGAGGAGGGCCCTGCAGAAGAAGCCCCAGCTGAAGTTTGTCCTCTACCAGCTGAGGAGAGCCCTGCAGAAGAGGCCCCAGCTGAAGTTTGGTCTCCACCAGCTGAGGAGGGCCCTGAAGAAGAGACCCCAGATGGAATTTGGTCTCCACCAGCTGAGGAGGCTCCTGAAGAAGAGGCTGCCACTGAAGTTTGGTCTCCATCAGCTGAGGAGGGCCCTAAAGAAGAGGCCCCAGATGGAATTTGGTATCCACCAGCTGAGGAGGCTCCTGAAGAAGAGGTCGCTGCTGAAGTTTTGTCTCCACCAGCTGAGGAGGCTCCTGAAGAAGAGGCCCCAGCTGAATTTTGGTCTCTACCAGCTGAGGAGCACCCTGCAGAAGAGGCTCCAGCTGAAATACAGTTTCTACCAGCTGAGGAGGGCCCTGCAGAAGAGGTTACAGCTGAAATTTGGTCTCCACCAGCTGAGGAGGCCCCTAAAGAAGATATCCCAGCTGAAGTTTGGTCTGCACCAGCTGGGACATCCCTTACTGAACTTCAGCATCTATCAGTTGAAGAAACTACTTTAGAAATGGTCCCTGTTGACAAACAGTTACCAGCAGCTAAAGAGGACTTTATTACACAAATCTCTGTAGAAGATGTCCCTGCTGAAGTTCAGCCTCCACCATCTGAACACGTTGCTATAAATGAGGCTTTGGTAGACCATATGTCTACCGGCTATCAATATACCCAGACAACAGATGTCCCAGTGGTAAAATTAGAATCACTGGTTTTGGAAGATCAGCAAAAACCTGAAGAGCCTTTGGAACTGGATCCTGCCCCTGAAGATTTGTCTAATATCAATAAAGAACAGGTCCCTACCTACAAAATTGAGGGAGTCCTtcatgtagaaataaaatag